The following are from one region of the Fusarium keratoplasticum isolate Fu6.1 chromosome 4, whole genome shotgun sequence genome:
- a CDS encoding Non-specific serine/threonine protein kinase, which translates to MSRNTTTRKYGKQSKRSKAERLFAELPQSPIRTKPAQRHDEDSLSLLTEKISSIKIDKEKPPTAKARRSKKQPPPIETPDVEVAPPEPDKPLGEPKEDSSQVEEPPLDTTKEEEVEPPTKPLEVEQAPVEVVEDATQEVQEPPLRTLTWDDVCPPGDKIDKIAEASYAEVYRVRNDRGTSIIKVIRLPSPIKPQTKAQVRSGLVDEEPHSEEDIQGELQISEWLADIPGFVIYKERYVVQGKTTRELLETHQSFQKKMKRQDPDRAQFYPSPSRYLDDTRFLAVELGDAGTALEDWNLTTESQLWDIFLLQAIALARAEDLVMFEHRDLHEGNLCIRQVKSPKKMGSPSKGFFGFSGLDITILDYGLSRGEDLSIDDAKPVAYDLEKDLSIFTSTHAPQCKVYRQMRSFLLRADRTCLPPEAHNTPYAKGIDGLLSWDAYAPYTNVLWLAYLYKYLTEHFAGDKKELARFKKETREMWKYLNPDADESVPCFGCAADLVCFAVEAGWMRQEQLNGAEESIVEREDSIITTREELREETQERTPLRRSTRKR; encoded by the exons ATGTCGCGAAACACTACAACACGAAAATATGGCAAGCAATCGAAGCGCTCAAAGGCCGAGCGCCTGTTCGCCGAGCTACCTCAGAGCCCAATACGGACGAAACCAGCACAGAGGCACGATGAAGACTCATTATCCTTACTGACGGAGAAAATATCGTCAATTAAAATCGACAAGGAAAAACCTCCCACCGCGAAAGCGCGGAGGTCGAAAAAACAGCCGCCTCCCATCGAGACACCtgatgttgaggttgctCCCCCAGAACCGGATAAGCCACTTGGGGAACCAAAAGAAGATTCTTCACAAGTCGAAGAGCCACCCTTGGATACgacaaaagaagaagaagtagaaCCACCAACAAAGCCCTTAGAAGTCGAACAAGCTCCGGTAGAAGTTGTTGAGGATGCCACCCAAGAAGTTCAAGAGCCACCACTCCGAACTCTGACCTGGGACGACGTCTGTCCGCCAGGTGATAAGATCGACAAAATTGCCGAAGCATCTTATGCCGAAGTCTATCGTGTCAGAAATGACCGAGGAACAAGCATTATTAAGGTTATACGCCTACCCTCACCCATTAAACCTCAGACCAAGGCCCAAGTGCGCTCCGGCCTTGTCGACGAAGAGCCTCATTCCGAAGAGGACATTCAGGGTGAACTTCAAATCTCGGAATGGTTGGCTGATATCCCAGGATTTGTGATATACAAGGAACGATATGTTGTTCAAGGGAAAACGACAAGGGAGCTGCTCGAAACACATCAATCGTTTCAGAAAAAGATGAAGCGACAAGACCCGGACAGGGCTCAGTTCTATCCTTCACCAAGTCGGTATTTGGACGACACGCGGTTTCTGGCTGTTGAGCTGGGCGATGCTGGGACGGCGCTCGAGGATTGGAACTTGACGACCGAGAGCCAGCTATGGGATATCTTTCTCCTGCAGGCCATTGCTCTAGCGAGAGCGGAGGATCTTGTCATGTTTGAG CATCGCGACCTTCATGAGGGCAACCTATGCATCAGACAAGTCAAGTcgcccaagaagatgggCTCCCCATCaaagggcttctttggcttctcagGCCTCGATATCACCATCCTGGACTATGGTTTATCACGAGGAGAAGACCTCTCCATTGACGATGCGAAACCTGTGGCTTACGATCTTGAAAAAGATCTCAGCATTTTCACAAGCACTCACGCCCCGCAATGCAAAGTCTATCGCCAAATGCGATCATTCCTACTTCGCGCAGACCGGACATGTCTCCCACCAGAAGCTCACAATACCCCATACGCCAAGGGCATAGATGGCCTGCTCTCTTGGGATGCCTATGCTCCTTATACCAACGTGCTGTGGCTGGCATACCTCTACAAGTACTTGACGGAGCATTTCGCCGGTGATAAGAAGGAGCTTGCAAggttcaagaaggagacaCGGGAGATGTGGAAATACCTAAACCCAGACGCTGATGAGAGCGTGCCGTGCTTTGGTTGCGCAGCAGATCTGGTCTGCTTTGCGGTCGAAGCTGGCTGGATGCGTCAGGAGCAGCTAAATGGGGCAGAGGAATCAATTGTTGAGCGCGAAGACAGCATCATTACGACTCGTGAGGAGCTGAGGGAGGAGACGCAAGAGAGGACACCACTGAGGAGATCAACACGGAAGCGATAA
- a CDS encoding Pinin-SDK-memA domain-containing protein, which translates to MATEAEVRSLDDVHPNIDTHTDAPTHDTQNTPEKDPLKRKASIDEEEGSAKRIRRDDHFREATDERPRRGSSQNRRESHDSSAAIDADRRRLATQEEKKRGKRLFGGLLSTLSQTTGSSQQKRRLEIERRQQERLQKQKLEDDRARDENRARLTGIRMAEQIVFDEQVMRNKHSKMLATARYLRTTAHPRIYYLPWKLTEEQENEIDNQVGQAKATIARQLEAFAARKERHVKDSGRDRRSSSPVTAPVPAPASEASVDKARSTNGSEHSGRAPEKEHHHHHNHHHHHDESADVLEEAEEDMVIY; encoded by the exons ATGGCCACCGAAGCTGA AGTTCGTTCATTGGACGATGTCCACCCCAATATCGACACCCATACAGATGCGCCAACCCATGACACACAAAATACCCCGGAGAAAGACCCCTTGAAGAGAAAGGCGTCgatcgatgaagaagaaggctcggCAAAGCGCATCAGGCGTGATGATCATTTCCGGGAGGCCACTGACGaacggccaagaagagggTCATCACAAAATCGACGAGAGTCCCACGACAGCTCTGCAGCTATCGATGCTGATCGCCGTAGGTTGGCGACacaggaggaaaagaagcgcGGAAAGCGACTGTTTGGGGGACTCCTGAGCACCCTGAGTCAAACAACGGGCAGTTCACAACAGAAGCGTCGTCTGGAGATTGAACGACGGCAACAGGAGAGGCTCCAGAAACAGAAGCTCGAAGATGACAGGGCGCGCGACGAGAATAGGGCACGGCTCACCGGGATTCGGATGGCTGAGCAGATTGTTTTCGATGAGCAGGTG ATGCGGAACAAACACTCCAAGATGCTGGCAACGGCCCGGTACTTGCGGACAACGGCACATCCGCGAATA tattatctaCCTTGGAAGCTTACAGAAGAGCAAGAAAACGAGATAGACAACCAAGTCGGGCAAGCCAAGGCGACAATAGCGCGGCAACTGGAAGCCTTCGCGGCCAGGAAAGAACGGCATGTAAAGGACAGCGGTCGAGACAGGCGATCGTCTTCTCCAGTCACAGCACCTGTTCCAGCACCCGCCAGCGAGGCTTCAGTCGACAAGGCGAGGAGTACGAACGGCTCAGAACATTCAGGGCGGGCTCCAGAGAAggagcatcatcatcaccataaccatcaccatcatcatgatgaaTCGGCAGATgtgttggaggaggctgaagaggacaTGGTGATTTACTAA
- a CDS encoding AB hydrolase-1 domain-containing protein, with amino-acid sequence MAPDKLAPNDPRVKAETAEIRGKTYKYIVGEPENTPVATLVLVHGFPDLGFGWRYQVPYFMSLGFRVVVPDMLGYGGTDAPESLKEYTYKNLAADIKELAQKIVGDGQIILGGHDWGGALVWRIAMWHPELIKGVFSVCTPYHPPSETFIPLDKIIASGHLLNFTYQLQFAGPDVQDRIQGKDKVRQFLNALYGGRGPNGEWGFSTKDGILFDNLPLLERSRLLSEEEFEYYTEQYAARGSPEMRGPLNWYRMRELNHGDEVEIAKAGHKFAMPALFITATEDSALPPAMSLGMDKNFDNLTRGEVKASHWALWQAAEDVNGQIAKWADGVLNGALKASL; translated from the coding sequence ATGGCGCCTGATAAGCTTGCGCCAAATGACCCTCGAgtcaaggccgagacggCAGAGATCCGGGGCAAGACTTACAAGTACATTGTCGGAGAGCCTGAGAACACCCCCGTGGCAACCCTCGTTCTTGTCCACGGCTTCCCGGACCTTGGCTTCGGATGGCGTTACCAGGTTCCTTACTTCATGTCCTTGGGCTTCCGAGTTGTAGTCCCTGACATGCTGGGTTATGGCGGAACCGATGCGCCTGAGTCTCTGAAGGAATACACCTACAAGAATCTGGCGGCTGACATCAAGGAGCTGGCTCAGAAAATAGTTGGAGATGGACAAATCATCCTCGGCGGGCACGACTGGGGTGGTGCGCTCGTCTGGAGAATCGCCATGTGGCATCCCGAGCTGATCAAGGGCGTCTTCAGCGTCTGCACGCCTTACCACCCGCCATCCGAGACTTTCATCCCGCTCGACAAGATCATTGCCAGCGGCCACCTACTCAACTTTACCTACCAGCTCCAGTTTGCCGGCCCTGACGTCCAGGACCGCATCCAAGGAAAGGACAAGGTGCGCCAGTTCCTGAACGCCCTATACGGCGGCCGCGGGCCAAACGGAGAGTGGGGGTTCAGcaccaaggatggcatcctgTTTGACAACCTCCCCCTCCTTGAGCGGTCGAGGCTACTGTCGGAGGAAGAGTTCGAGTACTACACAGAGCAGTACGCGGCACGGGGGAGCCCCGAGATGCGCGGCCCGCTGAACTGGTACCGGATGCGGGAGCTCAACCACGGAGACGAGGTCGAGATTGCCAAGGCGGGGCACAAGTTTGCGATGCCGGCGCTGTTCATCACGGCGACGGAGGATTCGGCACTGCCGCCGGCCATGTCCCTGGGAATGGACAAGAACTTCGACAACCTGACCCGAGGAGAGGTGAAGGCGTCTCACTGGGCGCTGTGGCAGGCGGCTGAGGATGTCAATGGGCAGATTGCCAAGTGGGCGGATGGGGTGCTCAACGGGGCATTGAAGGCATCTCTGTGA